Proteins found in one Labeo rohita strain BAU-BD-2019 chromosome 11, IGBB_LRoh.1.0, whole genome shotgun sequence genomic segment:
- the rbms1a gene encoding RNA-binding motif, single-stranded-interacting protein 1 isoform X1 has product MIFANTANPLRTSYRKQPPVAPPTLPMAPPSPSTNSSTNNSSSSSSSTTGWEQLSKTNLYIRGLPPGTTDHDLVKLCQPYGKIVSTKAILDKTTNKCKGYGFVDFDSPVSAQKAVAALKTNGVQAQMAKQQEQDPTNLYLSNLPVSMDEQELENLLKPFGQVVSTRILRDTNGVSRGVGFARMESTEKCDAVISHFNGKFIKSSSGMLGASEPLLCKFADGGQKKRQSQAKYVPNGRTWTRDAEVRLSGMTLTYDPSTALQNGYYAAPYAMGNRLMAQPGVSPYISPISTYQVQNPSWMPHQPYIMQHPGAVLSPSMEHPMSLQPSAMLAPLTQQMGHLSLGGTATFIPANTAMPGAYIPQYAHIQPAAIPPEQESGVQPQDVSSSDPSSYPYQPNKQ; this is encoded by the exons ATGATCTTCGCAAATACGGCTAACCCATTGAGAACTTCATATCGAAAGCAG CCTCCTGTTGCTCCGCCCACCCTGCCTATGGCCCCGCCCAGTCCGAGCACCAATAGCAGCACCAACAACAgcagtagcagcagcagcagcacaaCCGGCTGGGAGCAACTCAGCAAAACAAACCTTTACATCCGCGGGTTACCGCCAGGAACCACCGATCACGACCTGGTCAAACTCTGCCAGCC ATATGGTAAAATCGTGTCCACCAAAGCCATTCTTGATAAGActacaaacaaatgcaaag GATATGGGTTTGTGGATTTTGACAGTCCCGTGTCCGCGCAAAAAGCCGTCGCAGCGCTAAAGACCAATGGAGTCCAGGCTCAAATGGCCAAG CAACAGGAGCAGGACCCGACTAACCTGTACCTGTCCAACCTGCCGGTGTCCATGGATGAGCAAGAGCTAGAGAATCTCCTCAAGCCTTTTGGACAGGTCGTCTCCACCCGAATCCTCCGTGACACTAACGGAGTGAGCCGGGGAGTGGGCTTTGCCAG GATGGAATCTACAGAGAAGTGCGACGCCGTGATCTCTCACTTCAACGGGAAGTTCATTAAGTCCTCCTCTGGGATGCTGG GTGCATCAGAGCCTTTGCTGTGTAAGTTCGCTGACGGCGGACAGAAGAAGAGACAGAGTCAGGCTAAATACGTCCCCAACGGACGAACCTGGACACGAGACGCCGAGGTGAGACTA AGTGGAATGACTTTGACCTATGACCCCAGTACCGCCCTTCAGAATGG GTACTATGCTGCTCCTTATGCCATGGGAAACCGGTTAATGGCTCAGCCTGGAGTGTCTCCATACATCTCTCCTATCTCTACATACCAG GTACAGAATCCTTCATGGATGCCACATCAGCCTTACATCATGCAACACCCG GGAGCAGTTCTGTCGCCCTCTATGGAGCATCCCATGTCACTGCAGCCGTCCGCTATGTTGGCTCCCCTCACCCAGCAGATGGGCCATCTCTCTCTGGGCGGCACCGCAACC TTTATTCCTGCCAACACAGCAATGCCAGGAGCTTACATCCCTCAATATGCCCACATTCAGCCCGCTGCCATCCCTCCTGAG
- the rbms1a gene encoding RNA-binding motif, single-stranded-interacting protein 1 isoform X2, whose product MIFANTANPLRTSYRKQPPVAPPTLPMAPPSPSTNSSTNNSSSSSSSTTGWEQLSKTNLYIRGLPPGTTDHDLVKLCQPYGKIVSTKAILDKTTNKCKGYGFVDFDSPVSAQKAVAALKTNGVQAQMAKQQEQDPTNLYLSNLPVSMDEQELENLLKPFGQVVSTRILRDTNGVSRGVGFARMESTEKCDAVISHFNGKFIKSSSGMLGASEPLLCKFADGGQKKRQSQAKYVPNGRTWTRDAEVRLSGMTLTYDPSTALQNGYYAAPYAMGNRLMAQPGVSPYISPISTYQVQNPSWMPHQPYIMQHPGAVLSPSMEHPMSLQPSAMLAPLTQQMGHLSLGGTATFIPANTAMPGAYIPQYAHIQPAAIPPEESGVQPQDVSSSDPSSYPYQPNKQ is encoded by the exons ATGATCTTCGCAAATACGGCTAACCCATTGAGAACTTCATATCGAAAGCAG CCTCCTGTTGCTCCGCCCACCCTGCCTATGGCCCCGCCCAGTCCGAGCACCAATAGCAGCACCAACAACAgcagtagcagcagcagcagcacaaCCGGCTGGGAGCAACTCAGCAAAACAAACCTTTACATCCGCGGGTTACCGCCAGGAACCACCGATCACGACCTGGTCAAACTCTGCCAGCC ATATGGTAAAATCGTGTCCACCAAAGCCATTCTTGATAAGActacaaacaaatgcaaag GATATGGGTTTGTGGATTTTGACAGTCCCGTGTCCGCGCAAAAAGCCGTCGCAGCGCTAAAGACCAATGGAGTCCAGGCTCAAATGGCCAAG CAACAGGAGCAGGACCCGACTAACCTGTACCTGTCCAACCTGCCGGTGTCCATGGATGAGCAAGAGCTAGAGAATCTCCTCAAGCCTTTTGGACAGGTCGTCTCCACCCGAATCCTCCGTGACACTAACGGAGTGAGCCGGGGAGTGGGCTTTGCCAG GATGGAATCTACAGAGAAGTGCGACGCCGTGATCTCTCACTTCAACGGGAAGTTCATTAAGTCCTCCTCTGGGATGCTGG GTGCATCAGAGCCTTTGCTGTGTAAGTTCGCTGACGGCGGACAGAAGAAGAGACAGAGTCAGGCTAAATACGTCCCCAACGGACGAACCTGGACACGAGACGCCGAGGTGAGACTA AGTGGAATGACTTTGACCTATGACCCCAGTACCGCCCTTCAGAATGG GTACTATGCTGCTCCTTATGCCATGGGAAACCGGTTAATGGCTCAGCCTGGAGTGTCTCCATACATCTCTCCTATCTCTACATACCAG GTACAGAATCCTTCATGGATGCCACATCAGCCTTACATCATGCAACACCCG GGAGCAGTTCTGTCGCCCTCTATGGAGCATCCCATGTCACTGCAGCCGTCCGCTATGTTGGCTCCCCTCACCCAGCAGATGGGCCATCTCTCTCTGGGCGGCACCGCAACC TTTATTCCTGCCAACACAGCAATGCCAGGAGCTTACATCCCTCAATATGCCCACATTCAGCCCGCTGCCATCCCTCCTGAG